Proteins found in one Paenibacillus dendritiformis genomic segment:
- a CDS encoding bis-aminopropyl spermidine synthase family protein, with product MKTLFDTVHENIRLDEGPHVIEQMLIACYVKPGIATKELARHTLLPVPLATAVKKELIRAGLLRQERGVRCTPAGAAWVEQEWDYDGLDIAMYHALLKGDKAWRTVLADWWNDWSGIYEARPQADVQIDQSKCTMETSLKRAILCLREHALIGKRVLCIGDDDLVSISLALLLKRLFPGRSSLRAGIHVVDIDERFLDYIRDVAMREQLPILCHHADLRQPLPEELHGRFDCFFTDPPYTMQGMSLFLSRGISALKRRKGLPMFLSFAHKPPGFTLAMQQEFIRMGLMVQEIIPHFNEYEGAQMIGGQGQMIVLKSTEQTAPGQEERYEGAIYTGEFRRTERVYRCKQCLGTVRVGQNLEIGTIEQLKQRGCSRCGGFIFELVEKKQNGETGDSVPSVANERQHG from the coding sequence ATGAAAACCCTATTCGATACAGTCCATGAAAACATACGCCTGGATGAAGGCCCGCATGTCATTGAGCAAATGCTTATCGCCTGTTATGTGAAGCCGGGCATTGCGACGAAAGAATTGGCCCGGCACACGCTGCTGCCGGTTCCGCTTGCGACGGCCGTCAAGAAGGAGCTTATCCGCGCCGGCCTGCTCCGGCAGGAAAGGGGAGTGCGCTGCACGCCTGCAGGCGCTGCCTGGGTCGAGCAGGAATGGGATTATGACGGACTCGATATCGCCATGTACCATGCCTTGCTGAAGGGCGATAAAGCTTGGCGGACGGTGCTGGCCGACTGGTGGAATGATTGGAGCGGCATTTATGAAGCCCGGCCGCAAGCGGATGTGCAGATCGATCAATCGAAATGCACGATGGAGACCAGTCTGAAGCGGGCGATTCTCTGCTTGCGCGAGCACGCGCTGATCGGTAAGCGGGTGCTCTGCATCGGCGACGACGATCTGGTCAGCATCTCGCTCGCACTGCTTCTGAAGCGGCTGTTCCCGGGGAGAAGCAGTCTGAGGGCCGGGATTCATGTCGTCGATATTGACGAGCGCTTCCTAGACTATATTCGAGATGTCGCGATGCGGGAGCAGCTGCCGATTCTATGCCACCATGCGGATTTGCGGCAGCCGCTGCCGGAGGAGCTGCACGGCCGCTTTGATTGCTTTTTCACGGATCCGCCATATACGATGCAGGGCATGAGCTTGTTCCTGTCCAGAGGCATCAGCGCCCTCAAGCGGAGAAAAGGGCTTCCCATGTTCCTGTCGTTCGCGCACAAGCCGCCCGGCTTCACGCTGGCGATGCAGCAGGAGTTCATCCGCATGGGGTTGATGGTGCAGGAGATTATCCCGCATTTCAATGAATATGAAGGGGCGCAAATGATTGGCGGCCAGGGGCAAATGATTGTGCTGAAGTCGACGGAGCAGACCGCTCCGGGCCAGGAGGAACGCTACGAAGGTGCGATATATACCGGCGAATTCCGGCGGACGGAGCGCGTGTACCGCTGCAAGCAATGCCTTGGTACGGTTAGGGTCGGTCAGAACTTGGAGATCGGCACGATTGAACAGTTGAAGCAGCGCGGCTGCTCCCGCTGCGGGGGCTTCATCTTCGAGCTTGTGGAAAAAAAGCAGAACGGCGAGACAGGGGATTCCGTACCGTCCGTGGCCAATGAGCGGCAACACGGATAG
- a CDS encoding SulP family inorganic anion transporter codes for MKPLLRGRYAGYTVQALKKDMISGSIVGIVAIPLGMAFAIASGVKPEYGLYTTIVAGLLISLLGGSRFQIGGPTGAFIPILFAIVLQYGYENLLIAGFMAGVMLLLMGLLRFGAVIRFIPRPVTIGFTSGIAVIIFTGQIADFLGVHVDKQGGFIADMRALVLQLPSLNLYSVLTAALCLAVLLITPRWLPRIPGSLIGLLISSLAAAWFFPGQVATIGSTFGDIPAGLPEFRVPAISWDRIVHLLQPAFVIAMLGGIESLLSAVVADGMTGDRHKSNRELVGQGIANMVTPLFGGIPATGAIARTATNIRNGAVSPVSGVVHALVVLLVLLFFAPYASNIPLAAMAPILMVVAWNMSERKAFLHILRTRTADSIILTVTFLLTVFFNLTVAVQAGLVLAVVLFVKRMSEGVKVAKVLPDPADRKAKVSSRIVKDGRHCPQISMFTVEGPLFFGAAQSFEQSLADQSADTPLVLILRMGRVPYMDTTAESNLSALVGRVQRQGGIVLVTGIHDQPRTLLSRTGLADCIGAEHFFDRTGAAIDFALTRISPARCQGCRHFAFRECTALSGAGSLPDHPCSARKRETVRA; via the coding sequence ATGAAACCGTTGTTGCGCGGACGTTATGCCGGATATACCGTGCAGGCACTGAAGAAAGATATGATTTCCGGGAGCATTGTCGGCATTGTCGCCATTCCATTAGGGATGGCGTTTGCCATTGCTTCGGGCGTCAAGCCGGAGTACGGGCTCTATACGACGATCGTCGCGGGCCTGCTCATTTCGCTGCTGGGCGGTTCGCGCTTCCAGATCGGGGGGCCGACGGGCGCGTTCATTCCGATTTTGTTCGCCATCGTCCTGCAGTATGGCTACGAAAATCTGCTCATCGCCGGCTTCATGGCCGGGGTCATGCTCTTGCTGATGGGTCTGCTCCGCTTCGGAGCCGTCATCCGCTTCATCCCGCGGCCGGTCACAATCGGATTCACCTCCGGGATCGCCGTCATCATCTTTACGGGGCAGATCGCGGATTTCCTCGGTGTGCACGTTGACAAGCAGGGCGGCTTCATCGCAGACATGCGCGCCCTTGTCCTGCAGCTGCCGTCGCTCAACCTATACAGCGTATTGACCGCCGCCCTCTGTCTTGCCGTCCTGTTGATCACACCAAGATGGCTGCCCCGGATTCCGGGATCGCTGATTGGCCTGCTCATCTCCAGCTTGGCTGCCGCCTGGTTCTTCCCGGGCCAGGTCGCCACGATCGGCTCGACCTTCGGCGACATTCCGGCCGGCTTGCCCGAATTCCGGGTGCCGGCAATCAGCTGGGATCGCATCGTCCATCTGCTGCAGCCCGCCTTCGTCATCGCGATGCTCGGCGGCATCGAATCGCTCCTGTCCGCCGTCGTCGCCGACGGCATGACGGGCGATCGGCACAAAAGCAACCGCGAACTCGTCGGTCAAGGAATCGCCAACATGGTCACGCCGCTGTTCGGCGGCATACCCGCGACCGGAGCGATCGCCCGGACGGCGACCAATATCCGGAACGGAGCCGTATCTCCCGTGTCCGGGGTCGTGCATGCGCTTGTCGTGCTGCTGGTGCTGCTGTTCTTCGCGCCGTACGCCTCGAATATTCCGCTTGCCGCCATGGCGCCGATTCTGATGGTCGTCGCCTGGAACATGAGCGAGCGCAAAGCTTTTCTGCATATTTTGCGGACACGGACCGCCGATTCGATTATTTTGACCGTCACCTTTCTGCTGACCGTCTTCTTCAATCTGACGGTGGCGGTGCAGGCCGGGCTCGTGCTGGCCGTCGTTCTGTTCGTGAAGCGGATGAGCGAAGGCGTCAAGGTCGCCAAGGTACTGCCCGATCCGGCCGACCGGAAGGCCAAGGTCTCTTCCCGGATCGTGAAAGACGGCCGCCATTGCCCGCAAATCAGCATGTTCACGGTCGAAGGGCCGCTATTCTTCGGAGCGGCCCAGTCATTCGAGCAGTCGCTGGCCGATCAGTCCGCAGACACCCCGCTCGTGCTGATTCTGCGCATGGGCCGCGTCCCGTACATGGATACGACCGCCGAATCGAATCTGTCGGCTCTCGTCGGCCGCGTGCAGCGCCAAGGCGGCATCGTGCTGGTGACCGGCATCCATGACCAGCCGCGAACGCTGCTGTCCCGGACCGGACTGGCCGATTGCATCGGGGCCGAGCATTTCTTCGATCGGACGGGCGCTGCCATCGACTTCGCCTTGACGCGCATCAGTCCGGCGCGCTGTCAAGGGTGCAGGCACTTCGCGTTCCGGGAGTGTACTGCCCTGTCCGGCGCCGGTTCGCTGCCGGACCATCCGTGCTCTGCCCGGAAGCGGGAAACCGTCCGCGCGTGA
- a CDS encoding MFS transporter — protein sequence MNRSFYSLLSSRSFANLAGSLYMMTLIAAVYQLTGSAAFAGAVSFVRSIAVLSSSFSLPFWYTKLTVANVTRLFLLLQCALSALVAFSLAPLSAMLPTSAFLGYAFGGIVLIGYVEGCASAAANALYPRLVDEDKRVQANSLVSTSMQMLSLLGWTAGGILVAKLGHSLVLQLSSGLLLLGCLFLVRLSHKEQVERKEKGSRSMLAGWTFLFTHPQMRIITWMDIVEGIAGGIWIGGVTLVFAQEVLQKDEAWWGYINAAYYAGTIIGGLITLKLSALIHRHLVSTIIVGSFGVSLFAYGYAFNTQAFIALAIVLLMGPFYQLRDIAQRTYVQQYTPLAEQPNVFAAQSTINYVLFGVSVLFAGTVADMWGPQAVYIVGGTMYLLSASTGFILKKKHAAAEGHDSPPLSS from the coding sequence TTGAATCGTTCCTTTTATTCGTTATTATCAAGCCGATCATTCGCCAATCTGGCCGGATCGCTCTATATGATGACATTGATCGCCGCCGTATACCAACTGACCGGGTCGGCGGCCTTCGCCGGAGCGGTCTCCTTCGTCCGCTCCATCGCCGTGCTGTCGAGCAGCTTCTCGCTGCCGTTCTGGTATACGAAGCTGACGGTTGCTAACGTGACACGGCTGTTCCTGCTGCTCCAATGCGCGCTGTCCGCGCTTGTGGCCTTCTCTCTGGCGCCCCTGTCAGCGATGCTGCCGACGTCGGCGTTTCTCGGCTATGCGTTCGGCGGCATCGTGCTTATCGGCTATGTCGAAGGATGCGCATCCGCCGCGGCCAATGCGCTCTATCCGCGCCTCGTCGACGAGGACAAGCGCGTGCAGGCCAACAGCCTCGTCTCGACCAGCATGCAGATGCTGTCGCTGCTCGGCTGGACCGCCGGCGGCATTCTTGTCGCCAAGCTCGGCCATTCGCTCGTGCTGCAGTTGTCCTCCGGGCTGCTGCTCCTCGGCTGCCTCTTCCTCGTCCGCCTGTCTCATAAGGAACAGGTTGAACGGAAGGAGAAAGGATCCCGCTCCATGCTGGCCGGCTGGACCTTTCTGTTCACGCATCCGCAGATGCGGATCATTACGTGGATGGATATCGTCGAAGGAATCGCGGGCGGCATCTGGATTGGAGGCGTCACGCTCGTATTTGCGCAGGAAGTGCTGCAGAAGGATGAAGCGTGGTGGGGCTATATCAATGCCGCCTACTATGCAGGCACCATTATCGGCGGGCTGATTACGCTCAAGCTGTCGGCCCTCATCCACCGCCATCTCGTGAGCACCATTATTGTCGGTTCCTTCGGCGTGAGCCTGTTCGCCTACGGCTACGCGTTCAATACGCAGGCCTTCATCGCCCTGGCCATCGTCCTGCTGATGGGCCCGTTCTACCAGCTGCGCGATATCGCCCAGCGGACCTATGTCCAGCAATACACTCCGCTCGCCGAGCAGCCGAATGTGTTCGCGGCGCAGAGCACGATCAACTATGTTCTGTTCGGGGTGTCGGTGCTATTCGCCGGAACAGTGGCCGATATGTGGGGCCCGCAGGCGGTATATATCGTTGGAGGGACGATGTACTTGCTCTCGGCGAGCACCGGGTTCATTCTGAAGAAGAAACATGCGGCGGCAGAGGGCCATGATTCCCCGCCGCTCTCATCCTGA
- a CDS encoding ArsR/SmtB family transcription factor, protein MYPDIQQFKAEFFKALAHPLRIKILEVLCEGDKTVNEIQSILGIEGSAVSQQLAVLRGKNVVYGVKDGTSVIYSLRDPMIKDLLQVAKRIFDNHLVNSISMLQNIKKQESS, encoded by the coding sequence ATGTATCCGGACATTCAACAGTTCAAAGCCGAGTTTTTCAAAGCGCTGGCACACCCCTTGAGAATCAAAATATTGGAGGTTCTGTGCGAAGGCGACAAGACGGTGAACGAAATCCAGTCGATCCTTGGCATCGAGGGTTCGGCCGTCTCGCAGCAATTGGCCGTCCTGCGCGGCAAGAACGTCGTCTACGGCGTCAAGGACGGAACCTCGGTTATTTATTCTCTGCGCGATCCGATGATTAAGGATCTGCTTCAGGTGGCAAAGCGCATCTTCGACAATCATCTTGTCAACTCGATTTCGATGCTGCAAAACATCAAAAAGCAAGAATCTTCATAA
- a CDS encoding FAD-binding oxidoreductase has translation MILNEVRQEMLRLLGPERFRDDMEALITHSYDATPMLQTLPDAVVYPESTQDVQHILRLANEHRIPIVPRGAASNLCGGTVPVSGGIVVAMTRMNKLLELDTDNLTATFQPGLNTKQFHREAEKKGLFYPPDPSSMVISTLGGNIMEGAGGLRGLKYGTTKDYVIGLEAVLPSGEVIRTGGKLYKDVAGYDLTKLLVGSEGTLAIVTEATVKLIPAPKVRQTMLVAFEDIYAAARSVSGIVGAGIIPATLEFMDQPTIRVVEEYNHIGLPTDMEAVLLIEQDGQEPLGVGKDMDAIASICREEGAARIDMAQDEHEAEQLMKARRSALSTLARIRPTTILEDATVPRSRIADMVLAINRIAAQYELNICTFGHAGDGNLHPTCTTDARDSAEIERVEQAFADIFEEAIRLGGTITGEHGVGTVKAPYLEWKVGEAGIAVMKGIKQAFDPNGIMNPGKIFAKPARKRLVITR, from the coding sequence ATGATATTGAACGAAGTGCGGCAAGAGATGCTTCGGCTGCTTGGCCCGGAACGGTTCCGCGACGATATGGAAGCGCTTATCACGCATTCGTATGATGCGACACCGATGCTTCAGACGCTGCCGGATGCGGTCGTCTACCCGGAATCAACGCAGGACGTGCAGCATATTCTCCGGCTGGCGAATGAGCACCGCATTCCGATTGTCCCGCGGGGAGCGGCCAGCAATCTCTGCGGCGGCACGGTGCCGGTATCCGGAGGCATCGTCGTGGCGATGACCCGCATGAACAAGCTGCTGGAGCTCGATACCGACAATCTTACGGCCACGTTCCAGCCGGGGCTGAATACGAAGCAGTTCCACCGCGAGGCTGAGAAGAAGGGGCTGTTCTATCCGCCCGATCCGAGCAGCATGGTGATCTCGACCTTGGGCGGCAACATTATGGAGGGCGCCGGCGGATTGCGCGGCTTGAAGTACGGCACGACCAAGGACTATGTCATCGGTCTGGAGGCGGTTCTTCCTTCCGGTGAGGTCATCCGGACGGGCGGCAAGCTGTACAAGGACGTTGCCGGCTACGACTTGACGAAGCTGCTCGTCGGGTCCGAAGGGACGCTCGCCATCGTAACGGAGGCGACGGTGAAGCTCATCCCTGCGCCCAAAGTGAGACAGACGATGCTGGTTGCTTTTGAAGACATTTACGCAGCCGCGCGCTCCGTCTCGGGGATTGTGGGCGCCGGCATCATTCCCGCGACGCTGGAGTTCATGGATCAGCCGACGATACGGGTCGTGGAGGAATACAATCATATCGGCCTGCCGACCGATATGGAAGCGGTGCTCTTGATCGAGCAGGACGGGCAGGAGCCGCTTGGCGTCGGGAAGGATATGGACGCCATCGCCTCGATATGCCGGGAGGAAGGGGCGGCCCGCATCGATATGGCGCAGGATGAGCATGAGGCGGAGCAGCTGATGAAGGCGAGGCGCAGCGCACTATCGACCTTGGCGCGCATCCGGCCGACGACGATATTGGAGGATGCGACGGTTCCCCGTTCCCGCATCGCGGATATGGTCTTGGCCATTAACCGGATTGCGGCCCAATACGAGTTGAATATTTGCACCTTCGGCCATGCCGGGGACGGGAATCTGCATCCAACCTGTACGACGGATGCGAGAGACAGCGCGGAGATCGAACGGGTGGAGCAGGCGTTCGCCGATATTTTCGAGGAGGCGATCCGGCTCGGCGGCACCATCACCGGCGAGCACGGCGTCGGCACGGTCAAGGCGCCTTATCTGGAATGGAAGGTCGGGGAGGCCGGCATCGCCGTCATGAAAGGGATCAAGCAGGCGTTCGACCCGAACGGCATCATGAATCCGGGCAAAATCTTCGCCAAGCCCGCACGCAAAAGGCTGGTGATTACGCGATGA